The Desulfatirhabdium butyrativorans DSM 18734 genome segment GATATACCTGCCTAAATATGGCGCCTTTCCAATCATGGCACGTCATATTAAATGTTCTACATTTGATATGAGGGCATGTATCTGACAAACATATTTTACGCAAAAGGTGAATGGTGGACAGTTTGCGCGCAAATAATTCCGGTGTATCCAACCCCGTCAACCTCGTTGTCATCGTCCCGGTTTACAACGAGGCGGAAAACCTTCGGGCGCTGACCACGCATATTATCAAAGCGTTCAGTGAGTTGGAAGGGATCTGCTGGAAATGTCTGTTTGTGGATGACGGCAGTCAGGACGACAGTTGGGAAGTGATTGAAGCCCTGGCCTCGGAAGATTCCCGGTTTCAGGGAATGACGCTGTCCCGGAATTTCGGCAAGGAGATCGCTCTGACGGCCGGCGTCGAGAATGCGCAGGACGCCGACGCCGTGATCTGTATAGACGCCGATTTACAGCACCCTCCGGAGCTGATTCCCGATTTCATCCGGGAATGGAAAAAAGGCTACGAGGTGGTGATCGGCGTTCGCGGGGATGTGGAAGATTACACGTTGATCAAAAAAATTGGTTCCGCCGTGTTTTACCGCATTATTAACAGGTTCTGTGACATCAATCTGACGACACGCGGGACGGATTTTCGGCTTTTGGATAAAAAAGTCGTTTACACCTTGCGCCAGTTTTCCGAACGATCCCGAATGTTCCGGGGGCTGATTGACTGGATGGGGTTTCGCACCAAGACCATTGAATTTAACGCCCCTGCCCGGCTCAATCACGCTAAACCGTCCTATTCTTACAGAAAACTGTTTCATTTGGCTGTCAACAGCATCACGTCGTTTTCCTTGCTGCCGCTGAAGCTGACGGGCTATCTGGGGGTGCTGGTCACTACCTTGTCAGGCCTTTTGCTGCTGGTCATGCTGACGACGCAGATAATCGAGTGGCAGGTTTACACGGTGCAGGCGTATTTCGTTGTGTTCATCACCTTCCTGGTGGGGATC includes the following:
- a CDS encoding glycosyltransferase family 2 protein; translated protein: MRANNSGVSNPVNLVVIVPVYNEAENLRALTTHIIKAFSELEGICWKCLFVDDGSQDDSWEVIEALASEDSRFQGMTLSRNFGKEIALTAGVENAQDADAVICIDADLQHPPELIPDFIREWKKGYEVVIGVRGDVEDYTLIKKIGSAVFYRIINRFCDINLTTRGTDFRLLDKKVVYTLRQFSERSRMFRGLIDWMGFRTKTIEFNAPARLNHAKPSYSYRKLFHLAVNSITSFSLLPLKLTGYLGVLVTTLSGLLLLVMLTTQIIEWQVYTVQAYFVVFITFLVGIMLSAMGLTALYIGHIHTEVVGRPLYIVRETTRK